The Armatimonadota bacterium genomic interval GCCTCGGGCAAGACCACCCTCGCCTACCACGTCATCGCCGAGGCCCAACGCGCGGGCGGCACCGCCGCTTTCGTTGACGCCGAGCACGCCCTCGATCCGAGCTACGCCAAGGCGGTGGGGATCAACCTCGACGAGCTGCTGCTGTCCCAGCCCGACACCGGGGAGCAGGCGCTGGACATCGCTGACATGCTGGTGCGCAGCGGGGCGATTGACGTGTTCGTGCTCGACTCGGTGGCGGCCCTCGTCCCCCGGGCGGAGCTGGAGGGAGAGATGGGCGACTCCCACGTCGGGCTGCAGGCGCGCCTCATGAGCAAGGCCATGCGCAAGCTCGCGGGGTCGCTGTCGAGCACGCAAACCGTCGGCGTTTTCCTCAACCAGCTCCGCGAGAAGATCGGCATCATGTTCGGCAACCCCGAGGTCACCCCCGGCGGCCGCGCGCTCAAGTTCTGGTCGTCAGTGCGCATCGAACTGCGCCGCATCGAGAACCTCAAGGTGGGCACCGAGGTCATCGGCACCCGCACCCGCGCGCGAGTGGTGAAGAACAAGGTGGCTCCGCCGTTCCGCCAGGTGGAGTTCGACATCATCTACGGCAAAGGCATCTCCCGCGGCGGCAGCCTGCTCGACGTCGGGCTGGGACTGGGCCTCATCGCCAAGTCCGGCGCCTTCTTCAGCTTCGGCGACACCCGCCTCGGCCAGGGGCGCGAGAACGCGCGCGCGACGCTCGAGACCGACGCCGAGCTGGCGGGCGAGATCGAGCGGCGCATCCGCGAGCACGTCGGCGGCGCCGAGCCCGTGGCCGTGGCCGCGGATGTGGCCGCGGATGAGGACGACGGGGGGCAGGAGTAGCGGGCGCGGTCCCTCGCCCGGCGCGGACGCGGCACTGCCTTGCCCCCTCGAGCGAGGAGCACGGACTGACCGACGAGGCGCAGCGAACGCAGGTCGAGCGGGCGCGGGAGGCGTGCCTGCGCCTGTTGGATTACCGAGCGCGCAGCCGGTGCGAGCTGCATGACCGGCTGCGGCGCAAGGGATTCGATGAGCGCGTTATCACGGCGACGCTGGAGGAGTTGCAGGCGGCAGGTCTGGTGGATGACGAGGGCTTTGCACGGGCGTGGGTACGGGAGCGCCTGGCAAGCAACCCTCGCGGCTCGCTGGGACTGCGCTGGGAGCTGCGCGGCAAGGGCGTAGATGAAGAGCTGATCCAGCGCGTCCTGGCCGAGGAGATGGGGCGCGGGCGCGAGCTGGAGGCGGCGCGGCAGGTGGCCGCCTGCCATGCGCCGCGCTCGGGCGAAGATGAATCCGCATGCCGCGCCCGGCTGCTGCGGGCGCTCCGGCGGCGGGGATTCACCTTCGAGGTCATAGAAGCGGCGCTCGCGCAACGGCGCGAGGCCGTGCCCGACCGGTAGGGGGCCTGGTAGCCAGGTCCCGAGGTCATGGGGAAGGCGCCCGCAGCCTCAGGTGTGGCCGCCCTGGCGCCTGTACCTGCGGGCGGGTCGCGCGTGGTCGCGGCGCGCCTGCGACGCGGACGCCGGTGCTGACGGCGCCGCGCGGATGCCATAGGGGCCGGCGGAGTGATTCTCCCGCCCGTCGGTCTCCGCCAGAAGGGAGTTGCATAGATGGAACCATGGGTGGTTGTATTGTTGGTTGCAATCGGCTGGGTCGCGGCGATCGCGACCGCATGGTTGTGGGCGCGCGGGCAACACCGCAGCGTCCGCGGCAAGCGCCAGGAGGCGAGCCGCATCCTGGAGGACGCGCAAAAGGAGATTGACGCCCTCAAGAAAGAAGCCCTGCTGGAGGCGAAGGACGAGGCCCATCGCCTGCGCACCGAGATTGACGGGGAGAATCGCGAACGCAGGGTCGAGCTCCAGCGCGCCGAGCGCCGGATAGC includes:
- the recA gene encoding recombinase RecA, translated to MTDKAKALELAIGQIEKQFGKGSVMRLGESTSRLKVDVVPTGALGLDLALGVGGLPRGRIVEIFGNEASGKTTLAYHVIAEAQRAGGTAAFVDAEHALDPSYAKAVGINLDELLLSQPDTGEQALDIADMLVRSGAIDVFVLDSVAALVPRAELEGEMGDSHVGLQARLMSKAMRKLAGSLSSTQTVGVFLNQLREKIGIMFGNPEVTPGGRALKFWSSVRIELRRIENLKVGTEVIGTRTRARVVKNKVAPPFRQVEFDIIYGKGISRGGSLLDVGLGLGLIAKSGAFFSFGDTRLGQGRENARATLETDAELAGEIERRIREHVGGAEPVAVAADVAADEDDGGQE
- a CDS encoding regulatory protein RecX, with translation MDYRARSRCELHDRLRRKGFDERVITATLEELQAAGLVDDEGFARAWVRERLASNPRGSLGLRWELRGKGVDEELIQRVLAEEMGRGRELEAARQVAACHAPRSGEDESACRARLLRALRRRGFTFEVIEAALAQRREAVPDR